One window of the Lytechinus pictus isolate F3 Inbred chromosome 5, Lp3.0, whole genome shotgun sequence genome contains the following:
- the LOC129262417 gene encoding U6 snRNA-associated Sm-like protein LSm6 — MSTATTTARKQTPSDFLKQIIGKPVVVKLNSGVDYRGVLACLDGYMNIALEQTEEYVNGQLKNKYGDAFIRGNNVLYISMQKRF; from the exons ATGagtactgctactactacagcCAGGAAACAAACTCCTAGTGATTTCTTAAAGCAAATCATCGGCAAACCAGTTGTTGTCAAACTAAATTCAGGTGTAGATTACAGAG GAGTTCTTGCCTGCTTGGATGGATACATGAACATCGCCTTGGAGCAGACAGAAGAGTATGTCAACGGTCAGCTCAAGAACAAATATGGTGACGCTTTCATCAGGGGAAATAATG TTTTATACATCAGCATGCAAAAGAGGTTCTGA
- the LOC129260504 gene encoding uncharacterized protein LOC129260504 isoform X1 — MAAGGQQISSFLSEDGKIYELSETINAPENYGELGLALLESNAEVANIIGKTSVDYKNVVFKCFIKWRDANGCGDGQCREMIMILNKFGLTDVATWFQKRQGEQPNCLGNDRFLLDLSSQIDCPKYADPLGRKLTGSDVEYSNLVGGNKPPNYKEALFQCFIRWRNREGSSLESSKKLQKILREQRLSIAVKTLEEFEPSLPKNVKDPIITQCSEETGEPEAGVHTKGHMNPCEENTSGLRSFEPLNRTKPVWKP; from the exons ATGGCTGCTGGGGGCCAACagatatcatcatttttatctgAGGACGGAAAAATATATGAACTCTCTGAAACTATCAATGCTCCTGAGAACTATGGTGAGCTTGGCCTTGCTTTATTAGAATCCAATGCTGAGGTTGCCAATATTATTGGAAAAACGTCGGTTGActataaaaatgttgttttcaAGTGCTTTATTAAATGGAGAGATGCAAATGGATGTGGAGATGGCCAGTGCAGGGAAATGATTATGATTCTAAACAAGTTTGGATTGACAGATGTTGCAACCTGGTTTCAAAAAA gACAAGGAGAACAACCAAATTGTTTGGGTAATGATAGATTTTTGCTGGACTTGTCCTCCCAGATTGACTGCCCAAAGTACGCTGATCCACTTGGCCGGAAACTCACAGGAAGCGATGTTGAATATTCCAACTTAGTTGGTGGCAATAAACCACCAAACTACAAAGAAGCTCTCTTTCAGTGCTTTATAAGGTGGAGGAATAGAGAAGGATCAAGCCTCGAATCATCCAAGAAACTTCAGAAAATTCTACGCGAACAGAGATTAAGCATCGCTGTCAAGACGTTGGAAGAATTTGAGCCATCTCTCCCAAAGAATG ttAAGGATCCAATCATCACACAATGTTCAGAAGAAACAGGGGAGCCAGAAGCAGGAGTCCATACCAAAGGCCACATGAATCCTTGTGAAGAAAATACATCGGGGCTCAGGTCTTTTGAGCCCCTGAATCGCACAAAACCGGTTTGGAAACCTTGA
- the LOC129260504 gene encoding uncharacterized protein LOC129260504 isoform X2, producing the protein MAAGGQQISSFLSEDGKIYELSETINAPENYGELGLALLESNAEVANIIGKTSVDYKNVVFKCFIKWRDANGCGDGQCREMIMILNKFGLTDVATWFQKRQGEQPNCLGNDRFLLDLSSQIDCPKYADPLGRKLTGSDVEYSNLVGGNKPPNYKEALFQCFIRWRNREGSSLESSKKLQKILREQRLSIAVKTLEEFEPSLPKNGS; encoded by the exons ATGGCTGCTGGGGGCCAACagatatcatcatttttatctgAGGACGGAAAAATATATGAACTCTCTGAAACTATCAATGCTCCTGAGAACTATGGTGAGCTTGGCCTTGCTTTATTAGAATCCAATGCTGAGGTTGCCAATATTATTGGAAAAACGTCGGTTGActataaaaatgttgttttcaAGTGCTTTATTAAATGGAGAGATGCAAATGGATGTGGAGATGGCCAGTGCAGGGAAATGATTATGATTCTAAACAAGTTTGGATTGACAGATGTTGCAACCTGGTTTCAAAAAA gACAAGGAGAACAACCAAATTGTTTGGGTAATGATAGATTTTTGCTGGACTTGTCCTCCCAGATTGACTGCCCAAAGTACGCTGATCCACTTGGCCGGAAACTCACAGGAAGCGATGTTGAATATTCCAACTTAGTTGGTGGCAATAAACCACCAAACTACAAAGAAGCTCTCTTTCAGTGCTTTATAAGGTGGAGGAATAGAGAAGGATCAAGCCTCGAATCATCCAAGAAACTTCAGAAAATTCTACGCGAACAGAGATTAAGCATCGCTGTCAAGACGTTGGAAGAATTTGAGCCATCTCTCCCAAAGAATGGTAG ttAA